The following is a genomic window from Halorubellus sp. JP-L1.
CGCCGTCGGTGGCGACGACGTCTTCTGCGGACTGCTGTTGGCCCATCGGTTCGGGGCTGTGGCATTGGCGGACGATGCGCTTTATCTCCTCGCTCGGTTCGTCGGTCGCGTACGAGACCGCGATGGTGACGGCGAACACGATGGGCGTGCCGGCGAGCGCCGCGCCTATCGCGGGGAAGACGTCGGCGTAGACGGGGACGATCGCGCCGGATTCGCCGGCGGCGTCGCCGAGGACGCCGACGTACGCGGGCAGGACTTCGTTGACGATGGCGGCCGTCCAGATGAGGAGGCCGGTGGTCATCCCGGCGAGTGCGCCCTGGCGGTTCGTGTTCTCCCACCAGAGGCCGAGGAAGAACATCGGGAAGAGGACGAGTCCGGCGAGACTGAAGGCGTACGAGACGAGTTCGCCGACGAGCGCGGGCGGGTCGAGCGCGAACAGGGTCACGAGTGCGCCGAGGCCGACGATGGTCGCGCGGCCGACGAGGAGCTGCTGGCGCTGGGTCGCGTCGGGGTTGACGATGTTCGTGTAGATGTCGTGTGCGGCCGCGGACGACGCGGCGATGAAGAGGCCGGCCGTGGTCGCGATGGCGGCGGCGATGCCGCCGGCGGCGACGAGGCCGACGAACCACGTCGGGAGGTTCGCGAGCTGGCTCGCGAGAACGACGATGACGTCGCCTTCCGCACCGCTCATGCCGTTTGCGCCGTAGACGTCGCCGACGTTGGTCGCGTAGAGGTCGGTGCCGAACGCGGCGAACGCGGGCGCGGACAGGTAGAGGAGACAGATGAAGAACAGGCCCCAGACGGTCGACCAGCGCGCGGTGCGCTCGCTCTCGACCGTGTAGAACCGCACGAGGACGTGCGGGAGCCCGCACGTGCCGACGATGAGGCTGAACGCGGTCGCGATCCAGAGGTAGTAGCTGCCGGAGGTGAACGGTTCGGTGAACTCGCGGCCGAGCTGGTCCAGCATCGCGCCGTACTCGACCTGCGGGAGCACGGTCGAGTATCCTTGCGTCCACCCGACGGCGTAGAGGCCGGCGAGGAACGCGACGATGAGGATGACGTACTGGACGGCCATGTTCTTCGTCGCGCCGAGCATCCCCGAGAGGGCGAGGTAGCCGACCGTGATCGCCATGAGGAGGACGACCATCGTGGCGTAGTCGCCACCGAAGACGTAGATGCCGACGAGGCCCATGCCGCGGGCTTGCCCGACGGCGTACACGAACCCGATGAGGATCGTGGTGAGGGCGGCGATGGCGCGCGCGGTGTCGGAGTCGAAGCGGTCGCCGACGAAGTCGGGCGCGGTGTACTTCCCGAACCGCCGCATCTGGGCGGCGAGGAAGATGAGGAGGACGAAGTAGCCGGTCGACCAGCCGACGACGAAAGCGAGTCCGTAGTATCCCGAGAGCGCGATGAGTGCGGCCATCCCGAGGTAGGATGCGGCGGACATCCAGTTCGCGCCGATCGCCATGCCGTTCTCGACGTTCCCGATGGAGCGGCCGGCGACCCAGAGGTCGTCGGTGTCGGCGACGCGGAACGCGTACCCGATGCCGAGGAACAGCAGGAGCATCCCCGTGACCATGATGGCGGGCACGAGCTTGAACGAGCCGTCGAGTGCGTCCGGGAGCAGCTGGAGCGGGGCGCCCGACGGGGCCGCGCCGATCGCGTCCTGGACTGCGGGGAGTGCGGTCGCGGTCATTGGTCTGCCCCGCCGTCGGTCGCGGCCGGCTCGGCCGGCGCGTCCTCTTCGTCGCCGTTCGTCGCGTCGGGGCCGTGATCGATGCCGTACTTCTCGTCGAGCTGATCGCGCTTGCGGGCGTACGCGAACGAGAGGACGAGTGCGCCGGTGGGCGCGCCGATGGCGGTGGCGGCGTAGTGGAGCGGGAAGCCCAGGATCGTGATGTCGGTCATGAGGCCGGGCGCGATTGCGGTGGCGGTGACTGGTCCGAAGACGACGAGCGCCCACGCGGCGAACATCGTCCAGACGACGCGGAGGTGGTCGCGCATGAACGGCGTCGCGGGCTTGAAGATGTTCACCTCGCGGTCGAGGTAGTCGACGTCCTCGTGGGACTCGGTGGCTGTACGATCCGAGGTTCGCGTGCGATTGTCTGTCATTGAGTGGGTGTGTGTCGAGTGCGGTCGTGCGGTTCGATGCGACGTCGCAGGATGCCGGTCGTCGGGGTCGATCGCGGTGAACCCGGTGGGCGGTCGTCGAGACCCGTCGGGAACAGTCGCTCAGGGCGTCACGGCGTCGTCACTCGCCCTCCACGGCGGCCTGGATGTCGTCGACGACGTCGGGGTTCCGGAGCGTTGACGTCGTCCCGAGGTCGTCGCCGTTCGCGATGTCCTCCAGGAGGCGGCGCATGATCTTCCCGGAGCGCGTCTTCGGGAGTTCGGGCGTGAAGACGACGGACTCGGGGCGGGCGATCGGGCCGATGGCGTCCTCGACGCCCTGGATGATTCGCTCGCGGAGTTCCTCCCCGCCGTCGGCGTGGTCCTCGGTGATGACGAACGCGTGCACGGCCTCGCCCTTCACTGGGTGGTTCCCGCCGACGACGGCGGCTTCGGCGACGCCTTCGACGCCGACGATCGCGCTCTCGATCTCCATGGTGCCGAGCCGGTGCCCGGAGACGTTGATCACGTCGTCGACGCGGCCCAGCACCGTGATGTAGCCGTCGTCGTCGATCTTCGCGCCGTCTTCGGGGAAGTACGTCCAGTCGTCGGGGTCGTCGCTGTCGGTGTCGGAGTACTCCGCCCAGTACTCCTGGACGTAGCGTTCGTCGTTCTGGTAGAGCGTGCGGAGCATCCCCGGCCACGGCCTGTCGACGGTGAGATAGCCGGCGTCGCCGGCGTCGACCGGCTGGCCCGAGCCGTCGACGACGTTCACGTCCAGCCCCGGCAGCGGCGGACCAGCGGCGCCGGGCTTCATCTCGCCGACGCCCGGGAGGGTCGTGATCATCATCCCGCCGGTCTCGGTCTGCCACCACGTGTCCACGACCGGGCAATCCTCGCCGCCGACGTGCTCGTAGTACCACTTCCAGGCCTTCGGGTTGATCGGCTCGCCGACGGTGCCGAGCAGCCGGAGACTGGAGAGGTCGTGCTCGGCGGGATACTGCTCGCCCCACTTCATGAACGCGCGGATCGCCGTCGGCGCGGTGTACAGCTGCGTGGTCTCGTACTCGTCGACGATCTCCCACATGCGGTCCTTGTCGGGGTAGTCCGGCGTGCCCTCGTACATCACCGTCGTCGTCCCGAGACTCAGCGGGCCGTACACGATGTAGGAGTGCCCGGTGATCCAGCCGATGTCGGCCGAACACCAGTACGTGTCCTCGGGCTTCACGTCCAGGACCGCCTGACTCGTCCAGGTGACCCAGGAGAGGTAGCCGCCCGTGGTGTGCTTCACGCCCTTCGGTTCGCCCGTGGTGCCCGAGGTGTACATCAGGAAGAGCATGTCCTCGGCGTCCCGGGAGACGGGATCGACGTCGGCGCCGGTGTGTTCGTCGACGAGCGCGTCGTAGTCGACGTCGTCGTCGCGCATCGGGTGGTCGTAGTCGTCGCCGAGGCGGTCGACGACGACGCTCGTGACGTCGTGGTCGACGCTCGCGAGGCCGTCGTCGGCCTTCGCCTTGTGCTCGAGGGCGTCGCCGCGACGGTAGTAGCCGTCGCACGTGACGAGGTACTCGGAGTCCGCTGCGTTCATCCGCGTCGCGAGCGCGTCCGCGGAGAACCCCGCGAAGACGACCGAGTGCGGGGCACCGATCCTCGCGCACGCCAGCATGGCGATGGGGAGTTCGGGTACCATCGGCATGTACATCGTGACGACGTCGTCCTCGCCCACGCCGAGGTCGCGGAGGGCGGCCGCGGCCTCGTTCACCTCGCGGTGGAGCTCGCGGTACGTGTACGATCGGTTCGCCTCGTCGGTCGGCTCGCCGATCCACTCGATCGCGGTCTCGTCGCCGCGCTCGTCGAGGTGGCGGTCGACGGCGTTGTAGCTCGCGTTGAGCTCGCCGCCCGTGAACCACTCGTAGAACGGCGGGTTCGAGTCGTCGAGAACGGTGTCGTAGTCGCTGTCCCAGTCCAGGAGGTCGGCGGCCTGCTCCCAGCACTCGGGCCAGTTCTCCGCGAACTCGTCGTAGATGCCGGGGTCGGTGACGTTCGCCTGCTCGACGAACGACGCCGGTGGTTCGAGCTCGTCGCCTTGCGCGGTGCGCGCTTCCATGCTGTGGTCGGTCTCGCCCGACATACCACGGAGCGCGACACCCGACACAAAAAAGGGGGTGACTAACCGCCCGAACGACCGTGAGAGACAGCTATCCGGCCGTCTCAGGCTCCTTAACGTACACTAAGTCGTAATCTGGCGGTTCGCCGTTCCTGCGAGGCTCGGGCCGCTACGACCGGGCTAGGACGGGGTTCGCCTAAACAGTTAGTCACCGCGGCTGGAGGGCTCGCCCGGACCACCTCGACCCGCCGCTCGCGCGACGCCGGTCAGGACTCGAAGAACGCGTCCAGCAGCTTCCGTTGGGCGACCCGGAGGTGGTTGTGGAGGGTGGGGGCGGCGACGTCG
Proteins encoded in this region:
- a CDS encoding DUF4212 domain-containing protein translates to MTDNRTRTSDRTATESHEDVDYLDREVNIFKPATPFMRDHLRVVWTMFAAWALVVFGPVTATAIAPGLMTDITILGFPLHYAATAIGAPTGALVLSFAYARKRDQLDEKYGIDHGPDATNGDEEDAPAEPAATDGGADQ
- the acs gene encoding acetate--CoA ligase, with translation MSGETDHSMEARTAQGDELEPPASFVEQANVTDPGIYDEFAENWPECWEQAADLLDWDSDYDTVLDDSNPPFYEWFTGGELNASYNAVDRHLDERGDETAIEWIGEPTDEANRSYTYRELHREVNEAAAALRDLGVGEDDVVTMYMPMVPELPIAMLACARIGAPHSVVFAGFSADALATRMNAADSEYLVTCDGYYRRGDALEHKAKADDGLASVDHDVTSVVVDRLGDDYDHPMRDDDVDYDALVDEHTGADVDPVSRDAEDMLFLMYTSGTTGEPKGVKHTTGGYLSWVTWTSQAVLDVKPEDTYWCSADIGWITGHSYIVYGPLSLGTTTVMYEGTPDYPDKDRMWEIVDEYETTQLYTAPTAIRAFMKWGEQYPAEHDLSSLRLLGTVGEPINPKAWKWYYEHVGGEDCPVVDTWWQTETGGMMITTLPGVGEMKPGAAGPPLPGLDVNVVDGSGQPVDAGDAGYLTVDRPWPGMLRTLYQNDERYVQEYWAEYSDTDSDDPDDWTYFPEDGAKIDDDGYITVLGRVDDVINVSGHRLGTMEIESAIVGVEGVAEAAVVGGNHPVKGEAVHAFVITEDHADGGEELRERIIQGVEDAIGPIARPESVVFTPELPKTRSGKIMRRLLEDIANGDDLGTTSTLRNPDVVDDIQAAVEGE
- a CDS encoding VC_2705 family sodium/solute symporter, with protein sequence MVTGMLLLFLGIGYAFRVADTDDLWVAGRSIGNVENGMAIGANWMSAASYLGMAALIALSGYYGLAFVVGWSTGYFVLLIFLAAQMRRFGKYTAPDFVGDRFDSDTARAIAALTTILIGFVYAVGQARGMGLVGIYVFGGDYATMVVLLMAITVGYLALSGMLGATKNMAVQYVILIVAFLAGLYAVGWTQGYSTVLPQVEYGAMLDQLGREFTEPFTSGSYYLWIATAFSLIVGTCGLPHVLVRFYTVESERTARWSTVWGLFFICLLYLSAPAFAAFGTDLYATNVGDVYGANGMSGAEGDVIVVLASQLANLPTWFVGLVAAGGIAAAIATTAGLFIAASSAAAHDIYTNIVNPDATQRQQLLVGRATIVGLGALVTLFALDPPALVGELVSYAFSLAGLVLFPMFFLGLWWENTNRQGALAGMTTGLLIWTAAIVNEVLPAYVGVLGDAAGESGAIVPVYADVFPAIGAALAGTPIVFAVTIAVSYATDEPSEEIKRIVRQCHSPEPMGQQQSAEDVVATDGGATDGGANDVATDGGTDDAATDGGGPEESTTDDAPDDANTEA